Proteins from a genomic interval of Streptomyces sp. Tu6071:
- a CDS encoding CDP-glycerol glycerophosphotransferase family protein, producing the protein MPRFSIVVPVYKVPAYLGECLDSVLGQDFGDFEVIGVDDCSPDVCGEILDQYAANDARVRAVHLPENVGLGNARNAGLAHAGGEYILFLDSDDVLLPGSLSAMAERLDAADSPDILVYDYARSYWDGRLVRNSLARHLHEDGPASFSLADRPELLNLLQVAWNKAYRREFVEAAGLLFPAGYYEDAPWTYCAMAAAESLAVLDRVCVHYRQRREGGNILSTVSRKHFDAFDQYDRVFAYLDSRPELNRWRGPLFRKMIDHYLTILERPGRLPEEAKAEFFHRAAHDYRRRIPAGFERPAGRDGYKFAMLERDAYALMTGSATAVRTRQVVKTKARQAVKGSKKRAMGLFYRSQQHTDLDENLALFSAYWSRSVSCNPAAIDAELARRAPHIRRVWAVRPDLMDSVPRGVRAVPLGSRDFWTVAARAKYLVNNVNFSDRLVKRPGQIHLQTHHGTPLKKMGLDQREYPISTSMNFDDLLRRCDRWDYSLSSNAHSTRVWERVYPSRYETLETGYPRNDALVNASAADVLAARVELGLSEDTTALLYMPTHRDYEKSFRPRLDLARIASELGPDTVLLVRGHYFYKPSPQVEELRATGRIIDVSAHPRVESLYLAADALVTDYSSAMFDYALLDRPIVVFADDWEIYSTVRGVYFDLLSEAPGAVARSQDELLDVLAGGAWRGAEADRRRAAFRRRFCDFDDGRAAERVVRKVFLGDDREIPVTPLADRPHVPSPAELAGTVRVPSRTENRAPVYVPEGERADEPAYMPERLVTAEAGYAAEPDPVAEAGYAAEPDPVAETAYAPEHELTAEPALAEDPAYAPEPGLVAETAYAEEPELAAESWFAPEPAFTAEPLPAPEPVPAAEFAYAELREEERAEEEPDEGPDDEPDARDAPIDADAEESAPEISVPAWARAEPFAPSAPLDADSFFGPPPTRAPQERAVAAPVSEALAAYSELFPQSGHGVSIPRQPVSADRAGHDVAEDRADDRPAARGLPLSGADEPVTAPEPPSAETA; encoded by the coding sequence ATGCCGCGTTTCTCGATCGTCGTACCGGTCTACAAGGTCCCGGCATACCTGGGCGAATGCCTGGACTCCGTGCTCGGACAGGACTTCGGCGACTTCGAGGTGATCGGTGTCGACGACTGCTCACCCGACGTGTGCGGCGAGATCCTCGACCAGTACGCGGCGAACGACGCCCGCGTGCGGGCGGTGCACCTGCCGGAGAACGTCGGCCTCGGGAACGCCCGCAACGCGGGACTGGCCCACGCGGGCGGGGAGTACATCCTCTTCCTCGACAGTGACGACGTCCTGCTGCCCGGCAGCCTGAGCGCCATGGCGGAACGGCTCGACGCGGCGGACTCGCCCGACATCCTCGTCTACGACTACGCGCGCTCCTACTGGGACGGGCGCCTCGTGCGCAACTCGCTCGCCCGGCACCTGCACGAGGACGGCCCCGCCTCCTTCTCCCTGGCCGACCGCCCGGAGCTCCTCAACCTCCTCCAGGTGGCCTGGAACAAGGCGTACCGCAGGGAGTTCGTCGAGGCCGCCGGGCTCCTCTTCCCCGCGGGCTACTACGAGGACGCCCCCTGGACGTACTGCGCGATGGCAGCCGCCGAGTCGCTCGCCGTGCTCGACCGGGTGTGCGTCCACTACCGCCAGCGGCGCGAGGGCGGCAACATCCTGAGCACGGTCAGCCGCAAGCACTTCGACGCCTTCGACCAGTACGACCGCGTCTTCGCCTACCTCGACAGCCGCCCCGAACTCAATCGCTGGCGCGGGCCGTTGTTCCGCAAGATGATCGACCACTACCTCACCATCCTGGAGCGGCCCGGACGGCTGCCCGAGGAGGCGAAGGCGGAGTTCTTCCACCGCGCGGCACACGACTACCGCCGCCGGATACCCGCCGGCTTCGAGCGCCCGGCCGGACGCGACGGCTACAAGTTCGCGATGCTGGAGCGGGACGCGTACGCCCTCATGACCGGCTCCGCGACCGCGGTCCGCACCCGGCAGGTCGTCAAGACCAAGGCGCGGCAGGCCGTGAAGGGCTCCAAGAAGCGCGCCATGGGCCTCTTCTACCGCTCGCAGCAGCACACCGACCTCGACGAGAACCTCGCGCTCTTCTCCGCCTACTGGAGCCGCTCGGTCTCCTGCAACCCGGCGGCGATCGACGCCGAACTCGCCCGGCGCGCACCCCACATCCGCCGCGTCTGGGCCGTGCGTCCCGACCTGATGGACAGCGTGCCGCGCGGGGTGCGAGCCGTGCCGCTCGGTTCGCGCGACTTCTGGACGGTCGCCGCGCGCGCCAAGTACCTCGTGAACAACGTCAACTTCTCGGACCGCCTCGTCAAACGCCCCGGGCAGATCCACCTCCAGACGCACCACGGCACCCCGCTCAAGAAGATGGGGCTCGACCAGCGCGAATACCCGATCTCCACGAGCATGAACTTCGACGACCTGCTGCGGCGCTGCGACCGCTGGGACTACAGCCTCTCGTCGAACGCCCACTCCACGCGGGTCTGGGAACGCGTGTACCCCAGCCGCTACGAGACGCTGGAGACCGGCTACCCGCGCAACGACGCACTCGTCAACGCGAGCGCGGCGGACGTGCTCGCGGCCCGCGTCGAACTCGGCCTCTCCGAGGACACCACGGCGCTGCTCTACATGCCGACCCACCGCGACTACGAGAAGAGCTTCCGGCCCCGCCTCGACCTCGCGCGCATCGCCTCCGAGCTGGGGCCCGACACGGTGCTCCTCGTACGCGGCCACTACTTCTACAAGCCCTCGCCGCAGGTCGAGGAGTTGCGCGCGACCGGGCGGATCATCGACGTCTCCGCCCATCCCCGCGTCGAGAGCCTCTACCTGGCGGCGGACGCGCTCGTCACCGACTACTCCTCGGCGATGTTCGACTACGCGCTGCTGGACCGGCCGATCGTCGTCTTCGCCGACGACTGGGAGATCTACTCGACGGTGCGCGGGGTCTACTTCGACCTCCTCTCCGAGGCACCGGGCGCGGTCGCGCGCTCGCAGGACGAACTGCTCGACGTGCTCGCCGGCGGGGCCTGGCGCGGCGCCGAGGCCGACCGTCGGCGCGCCGCCTTCCGGCGACGCTTCTGCGACTTCGACGACGGCCGGGCGGCCGAGCGCGTGGTACGGAAGGTCTTCCTCGGCGACGACCGCGAGATACCCGTGACCCCGCTCGCCGACCGCCCGCACGTCCCGTCCCCCGCGGAACTCGCGGGCACCGTCCGCGTCCCCTCGCGGACGGAGAACAGGGCGCCGGTGTATGTGCCGGAGGGCGAGCGGGCGGACGAACCGGCGTACATGCCGGAGCGGCTGGTCACGGCGGAAGCGGGGTATGCGGCGGAGCCTGATCCCGTAGCGGAAGCGGGGTATGCGGCGGAGCCTGATCCCGTAGCGGAAACTGCGTACGCGCCGGAACACGAACTCACGGCGGAACCCGCGCTCGCGGAGGACCCGGCGTACGCGCCGGAACCCGGACTCGTAGCGGAAACGGCGTACGCGGAGGAACCCGAACTCGCGGCCGAGTCCTGGTTCGCACCGGAGCCCGCATTCACGGCCGAGCCCCTGCCCGCGCCGGAGCCCGTCCCTGCGGCCGAGTTCGCCTACGCGGAGCTCCGCGAGGAGGAGCGCGCGGAGGAAGAGCCGGACGAGGGGCCGGACGACGAACCGGACGCCCGAGACGCCCCCATCGACGCCGACGCCGAGGAGAGCGCGCCCGAGATCTCGGTCCCCGCGTGGGCCAGGGCCGAGCCCTTCGCCCCCTCCGCCCCGCTCGACGCCGACTCCTTCTTCGGCCCCCCGCCCACCCGCGCGCCCCAGGAGCGCGCCGTGGCGGCGCCCGTGAGCGAGGCTCTCGCCGCGTACTCCGAGCTGTTCCCGCAGTCGGGCCACGGCGTGAGCATCCCGCGGCAGCCGGTCTCCGCGGACCGGGCCGGTCACGACGTGGCGGAGGACCGCGCGGACGACCGCCCGGCGGCCCGCGGCCTCCCGCTCTCCGGCGCCGACGAGCCGGTCACCGCTCCCGAGCCTCCCTCCGCCGAGACGGCCTGA
- the galE gene encoding UDP-glucose 4-epimerase GalE has product MTWLVTGGAGYIGAHVVRVLAGAGVPVVVFDDLSTGEAARLPEGVPLETGSVLDRARLDAVLGEHQVTGVLHIAGKKQVAESVERPLHYYRENVEGLRVLLEAMRAAGVDRLVFSSSASVYGVPEPELVTEDTPCLPISPYGETKLIGEWLLRDASVAYGLRTIALRYFNVVGAGLPGLADKGAANLVPLIFERVDAGRPPLVFGDDYDTPDGTCVRDYVHVQDIAEAHLAAARRLDEAPEGIALRLNIGRGEGSSVLEMIERVLKTTGRTDLVPEVVPRRPGDAARCVASADAIRAELGWSARYGLDEMIESAWQGWRHLHD; this is encoded by the coding sequence ATGACGTGGCTGGTGACGGGCGGGGCCGGGTACATCGGGGCGCATGTGGTGCGGGTGCTCGCGGGGGCGGGGGTGCCGGTCGTCGTGTTCGACGACCTGTCCACGGGGGAGGCCGCGCGGCTGCCCGAGGGGGTGCCGCTGGAGACCGGGAGCGTGCTCGACCGGGCGAGGCTCGACGCGGTGCTCGGTGAACACCAAGTGACGGGCGTCCTGCACATCGCGGGCAAGAAGCAGGTCGCCGAGTCCGTCGAGCGACCGCTCCACTACTACCGGGAGAACGTCGAGGGGCTGCGCGTCCTGCTGGAGGCCATGCGCGCCGCCGGGGTCGACCGGCTCGTCTTCTCCTCCTCCGCCTCCGTGTACGGGGTGCCCGAGCCCGAACTCGTCACCGAGGACACGCCCTGCCTGCCGATCTCCCCGTACGGCGAGACGAAGCTCATCGGCGAGTGGCTGCTGCGGGACGCCTCGGTCGCGTACGGGCTGCGGACCATCGCCCTGCGCTACTTCAACGTCGTCGGCGCGGGGCTGCCCGGACTCGCCGACAAGGGCGCGGCGAACCTCGTGCCGCTCATCTTCGAGCGCGTCGACGCGGGCCGCCCGCCGCTCGTCTTCGGTGACGACTACGACACCCCCGACGGCACCTGCGTGCGCGACTACGTGCACGTGCAGGACATCGCTGAGGCGCACCTCGCCGCCGCCCGCCGCCTCGACGAGGCGCCCGAGGGGATCGCACTGCGGCTCAACATCGGCCGCGGCGAGGGCAGTTCCGTGCTGGAAATGATCGAGCGCGTCCTCAAGACGACAGGCCGCACCGACCTCGTCCCCGAGGTCGTCCCGCGCCGCCCCGGCGACGCGGCCCGCTGCGTGGCCTCCGCCGACGCGATCCGCGCGGAGCTGGGCTGGAGCGCGCGGTACGGGCTGGACGAGATGATCGAGTCCGCCTGGCAGGGCTGGCGCCACCTCCACGACTGA